The Acetivibrio saccincola genome window below encodes:
- a CDS encoding HAD-IIIC family phosphatase, with product MIALRLSVLSNINLDSLVGRLSKLNDVYKTEGYGTWVQEIINPNSGLYSFGPQAVFIIIDGEEMFKGQSRNNSTIDMNINYIEETVKNNPDITFFVSNIDLWTRKIDSAKAGSKERGLEFLWEDGLFLLSRKYRNLYVFDLKSIVEDIGREQFYSKKLWYLGGIKFSMKAEKVLEQYINRCVDSVKGKRKKCMVLDLDNTLWGGVVGEVGMEGIELSDYKEGARYKDFQKKLKEIKDLGIILAVVSKNNFDDAIKVIREHKHMVLKEEDFVALKINWDLKSQNIRDLSEELNIGLDSIVFIDDNPVERESVKRELPEVTVPGFPQDTSELLNFAVELYHNYFYTLDITDEDTVKTEIYRQNMKRRDAQKSSASYEDFLKSLETKIEIRRISAENVQRAAQLTQKTNQFNLTTKRYSEQELLALIDEEGFEGFVAYVSDRFGDNGMVSVVITKRKTDTEIELDTFLLSCRVMGRFIEEQIIGFIEDLYKKSGYKRLVTYYKPTEKNAPVKDFFERLGYSVLDVDSAGNKKYILDLEKSSIDSRKKFGELMIL from the coding sequence GTGATTGCTTTGAGACTGTCAGTGCTTTCTAACATAAATCTGGATTCTCTTGTCGGCAGGTTATCAAAGCTCAATGATGTATACAAAACCGAAGGGTACGGAACGTGGGTACAGGAGATAATCAACCCTAATTCCGGGTTGTATTCTTTTGGACCGCAGGCGGTTTTTATTATTATTGACGGAGAAGAAATGTTCAAAGGTCAAAGTAGAAATAACAGCACAATTGATATGAATATAAATTATATTGAAGAAACAGTAAAAAACAATCCTGATATAACCTTCTTTGTAAGTAATATCGATTTATGGACAAGAAAGATTGATAGTGCAAAGGCCGGCTCAAAGGAAAGAGGGCTTGAATTCCTGTGGGAAGATGGCCTTTTTTTGCTAAGCAGGAAATATAGAAATCTATATGTTTTTGATTTGAAAAGCATTGTGGAGGATATAGGAAGAGAACAGTTTTACTCTAAGAAGTTATGGTATTTAGGCGGAATAAAGTTCTCGATGAAGGCAGAAAAAGTGTTGGAGCAGTATATAAACAGATGTGTTGATTCTGTTAAAGGCAAAAGGAAAAAGTGTATGGTCTTAGACCTAGATAACACCTTGTGGGGTGGTGTTGTAGGGGAAGTTGGTATGGAAGGAATAGAACTATCGGATTATAAGGAAGGAGCCAGATATAAGGATTTTCAAAAAAAGCTGAAAGAAATAAAAGATTTAGGAATAATACTTGCTGTGGTGTCTAAAAACAATTTTGATGATGCGATAAAGGTTATAAGAGAACATAAACACATGGTACTGAAGGAGGAAGATTTTGTTGCACTAAAAATAAACTGGGATTTGAAATCTCAAAACATAAGGGATTTATCCGAAGAGCTCAATATTGGTCTTGATTCCATTGTATTTATTGACGATAATCCGGTGGAAAGGGAAAGCGTAAAAAGAGAACTGCCTGAGGTAACGGTTCCTGGTTTTCCGCAAGATACTTCGGAGCTTTTGAATTTTGCGGTTGAACTTTATCATAATTATTTTTATACATTAGATATAACGGATGAAGATACGGTGAAAACCGAAATATATCGTCAGAACATGAAGCGAAGGGATGCACAAAAATCCAGTGCTTCTTATGAAGACTTTTTAAAATCTTTAGAAACCAAGATCGAGATTCGTAGGATAAGTGCAGAAAATGTTCAAAGAGCTGCTCAACTTACGCAAAAAACTAATCAATTCAACTTGACTACAAAGAGATATAGTGAACAGGAACTCTTGGCTTTGATAGATGAGGAGGGGTTTGAAGGATTTGTAGCTTATGTCAGTGATAGATTTGGCGATAACGGCATGGTCAGTGTTGTAATAACAAAACGTAAGACCGACACTGAAATTGAATTGGATACGTTTTTGCTAAGCTGCAGGGTTATGGGCAGGTTTATCGAAGAGCAGATAATAGGTTTTATTGAAGATTTATATAAAAAGTCGGGATATAAAAGGTTGGTTACATACTATAAACCCACGGAAAAAAATGCTCCGGTAAAGGATTTTTTTGAAAGATTGGGCTATTCGGTTTTAGATGTGGATTCAGCAGGCAACAAAAAATACATTCTGGATCTGGAAAAATCAAGCATAGACTCCAGAAAGAAATTCGGGGAGTTGATGATATTATGA
- a CDS encoding VOC family protein, giving the protein MRIHHLGYAVKSMDVSIEEFVKLGYERVGETVADEARGVMIQFMNLGNYCIELVAPRMPLLQ; this is encoded by the coding sequence ATGAGGATACACCATCTTGGTTATGCAGTTAAAAGTATGGATGTTTCCATTGAGGAATTTGTAAAATTGGGATATGAGAGAGTAGGAGAAACCGTAGCTGATGAAGCAAGAGGGGTTATGATTCAGTTTATGAATCTTGGGAATTACTGTATAGAGTTGGTTGCACCGAGAATGCCGCTTCTTCAATAA
- a CDS encoding acyl carrier protein, whose amino-acid sequence MEKLIELMADVLNLDKESISLETTRENIPAWDSLNHIRLVAEVEEQLNIKIPFEKVPDIKKVGDFLNYIKE is encoded by the coding sequence ATGGAAAAACTGATTGAATTGATGGCCGATGTATTAAATCTTGATAAAGAGAGTATAAGTCTTGAAACTACAAGAGAAAACATTCCTGCATGGGATTCACTAAATCACATCAGATTGGTGGCTGAGGTTGAAGAACAGCTAAACATAAAAATTCCTTTTGAAAAAGTACCGGATATAAAAAAAGTTGGTGATTTTCTAAATTATATTAAGGAGTGA
- the pseH gene encoding UDP-4-amino-4,6-dideoxy-N-acetyl-beta-L-altrosamine N-acetyltransferase gives MDNDKLKDGYVSFINILELDDIYIKNLRDWRNQDFVRQRMFNQEIITEEEHAGFIEHLKNNKEKRYYISFLGSRPFGVLCYDFDKKNNNLEFGYYLIEQDLINSGLGIVMEYSLLNHAFYDLKVNKVFCRTLASNEKVVSLHTKLGFVTEGILKQHVKTIGGYDDITLQAITESMWAQKKEKIEKYIRVIVDIDRIGPINREG, from the coding sequence GTGGACAATGATAAGCTGAAAGACGGGTATGTAAGTTTTATAAATATTCTTGAGCTTGACGATATATATATTAAAAATTTGCGAGACTGGCGCAATCAGGATTTTGTAAGACAAAGAATGTTTAACCAGGAGATTATTACGGAAGAGGAACATGCCGGATTTATTGAGCATCTGAAGAATAATAAAGAAAAAAGATATTACATAAGCTTTTTGGGAAGCAGGCCTTTTGGTGTATTGTGTTATGATTTCGATAAAAAAAATAATAATCTTGAATTCGGTTATTACCTGATTGAGCAAGATCTTATAAATAGCGGACTCGGAATAGTTATGGAGTATTCGTTGTTAAATCATGCGTTTTATGACTTAAAGGTAAATAAAGTGTTTTGCAGGACGCTTGCGAGCAATGAAAAGGTTGTGAGTTTGCATACGAAACTTGGTTTTGTGACGGAAGGAATATTGAAACAGCATGTAAAAACAATTGGGGGTTATGATGATATAACTTTACAGGCTATAACTGAAAGCATGTGGGCGCAAAAAAAGGAAAAGATTGAGAAGTATATTAGGGTAATAGTGGACATTGACAGAATTGGTCCTATAAACAGGGAGGGTTGA
- the pseC gene encoding UDP-4-amino-4,6-dideoxy-N-acetyl-beta-L-altrosamine transaminase, with amino-acid sequence MDRINNAKFIPYGRQWIDEDDINAVIEVLKGDYLTTGPKIREFEEKLAQYTGAKYAVAISNGTAALHAACFATGIKEGDEVITTPITFAASANCVLYMGAKPVFADINPETYNIDPDEIRSKITERTKAIIPVHFTGQPCDMDEIQKIAQEYNLTIIEDGAHALGAEYNGRKIGSIGDMTTFSFHPVKNITTGEGGAITTNNDELYKKLVLFRTHGITRDKDILLKDKGPWYYEQQHLGYNYRITDIQAALGISQLDKLERFLAVRRDYVRKYNEAFSAVEEVETPYQLENTNSAWHLYIIKLKLEKMNCGRRQVFEELNERGIGVNVHYIPVYYHPYYRQLGYNKGLCPRAEELYESIITLPLFPRMEKEDVEYVISNVKEVIQNHAI; translated from the coding sequence ATGGACAGAATTAATAATGCAAAGTTTATTCCTTACGGACGGCAGTGGATTGATGAGGATGACATTAACGCTGTCATTGAAGTATTAAAAGGCGATTATTTAACCACCGGACCGAAAATCAGGGAATTTGAAGAGAAGTTGGCACAGTACACCGGTGCAAAATATGCTGTTGCAATTTCAAACGGTACTGCGGCACTTCATGCTGCTTGTTTTGCAACCGGAATAAAAGAGGGGGATGAGGTAATTACAACCCCTATTACCTTTGCTGCTTCAGCCAACTGTGTGCTGTATATGGGGGCAAAGCCCGTATTTGCCGATATAAATCCTGAGACTTACAATATTGATCCGGACGAAATAAGGTCTAAGATAACTGAAAGAACCAAGGCTATTATTCCGGTTCACTTTACCGGTCAGCCTTGTGATATGGATGAAATACAAAAAATTGCACAAGAATATAATCTTACAATAATTGAAGACGGAGCCCATGCTCTTGGAGCAGAATATAACGGGAGAAAAATCGGGAGCATAGGAGATATGACCACTTTTAGTTTTCACCCGGTGAAAAATATCACAACCGGTGAAGGTGGAGCAATTACAACAAATAATGACGAGTTATATAAGAAACTTGTACTTTTCAGGACCCATGGTATAACAAGGGACAAGGATATTTTATTAAAAGATAAAGGTCCGTGGTATTATGAGCAGCAACATTTAGGCTATAATTACAGGATTACGGATATTCAGGCTGCACTGGGTATCAGCCAGTTGGACAAGCTGGAAAGGTTTCTTGCCGTAAGAAGAGATTATGTCAGAAAATATAATGAAGCTTTCAGTGCGGTAGAGGAGGTAGAAACTCCTTATCAACTTGAAAACACAAATTCTGCATGGCATTTGTATATTATAAAGCTTAAACTGGAAAAAATGAATTGTGGCAGAAGGCAGGTGTTTGAAGAGCTTAACGAAAGAGGAATAGGAGTAAATGTCCACTATATTCCGGTATATTACCATCCTTATTACAGGCAGTTGGGCTACAATAAAGGCTTATGCCCGAGAGCGGAAGAGCTTTATGAAAGCATAATAACCCTTCCGTTGTTTCCTAGAATGGAAAAAGAAGATGTTGAGTACGTAATTTCAAATGTGAAAGAGGTAATCCAAAACCATGCAATATAG
- a CDS encoding TylF/MycF/NovP-related O-methyltransferase yields MSPYSTKNNSSDKEKCIRSEFYNLFKNSPIPENELLSNLGLYTNRQTLSRILFMNEIYKKIINVHGVVMEFGVRWGQNLALFENFRGMYEPFNYNRKIIGFDTFNGFPSVTCIDKGLKKGDYGVFENYEEYLAKVLDYHESESPISHMKKYELIKGDATVTLKEYLKNNPHTVIALAYFDFDIYEPTKECLKLIKDHITKGTIIGFDELNTSDFPGETVALKEVLGLSSYRIQRLPISPLQSYIEID; encoded by the coding sequence ATGTCACCTTATAGCACAAAAAACAATAGTAGTGATAAAGAGAAATGTATACGTAGTGAGTTTTACAATTTATTTAAGAATAGTCCTATACCGGAAAATGAATTGCTTTCAAATCTGGGCCTTTACACCAACAGGCAAACCTTATCAAGAATACTTTTTATGAATGAGATTTATAAAAAAATAATTAATGTTCATGGAGTTGTTATGGAGTTTGGGGTAAGATGGGGACAGAACCTTGCATTATTTGAGAATTTCAGAGGTATGTACGAGCCGTTTAATTACAACAGAAAGATTATAGGATTTGATACCTTTAACGGTTTCCCATCGGTTACATGCATAGACAAAGGACTTAAAAAGGGTGATTATGGTGTATTTGAAAACTATGAGGAATATCTTGCGAAGGTGCTGGATTATCATGAGTCAGAAAGCCCAATTTCACACATGAAAAAGTATGAATTGATTAAAGGAGATGCAACTGTAACCTTAAAAGAGTATTTAAAGAACAATCCCCATACTGTAATTGCATTGGCTTATTTTGATTTTGATATTTATGAGCCAACCAAGGAGTGTTTGAAATTAATAAAAGATCATATTACAAAAGGAACTATAATAGGATTTGACGAACTAAACACAAGTGATTTTCCGGGAGAGACTGTAGCCCTTAAAGAAGTTTTAGGTCTGAGCTCTTACAGAATACAAAGGCTGCCGATAAGCCCATTACAATCTTATATTGAAATTGATTAG
- a CDS encoding VOC family protein produces MGNTPYHICYSVDNIDEAVERLKNEGYVLMEKPSCAIAIDSNKVAFLYNKHMGIIELVEENEHV; encoded by the coding sequence TTGGGCAATACTCCGTATCATATATGCTATAGTGTTGATAATATAGATGAAGCGGTTGAGAGACTGAAAAATGAAGGCTATGTTTTGATGGAGAAACCCTCCTGTGCGATTGCTATTGATTCCAATAAGGTTGCATTTCTTTATAACAAGCATATGGGAATAATTGAACTGGTAGAAGAAAACGAACATGTTTAA
- the pseI gene encoding pseudaminic acid synthase — MKNKRIKIGNREIGEGCPCYIIAEMSANHAGDLNRAVEIIHAAKEAGADCIKIQTYTPDTMTINSDKKYFHIDDGTWKGENLYGLYQKANTPWEWHGRLKEEAEKTGIHFFSTPFDKSAVDFLEELGVEFYKIASFEIVDIPLIKYIASKKKPIIMSTGMATLGEIEEAVETIKAQGNNQFCLMKCSSAYPAVPEQMNLKTISHLKNTFNVPVGLSDHSLGSVSAVVAVAMGASIIEKHFCLSREIKSPDSTFSMEPDEFKRMVEDIRAAEKSIGKVSYSISENEAVSRSHRRSIFVVKDIKRGEAFTEENIKVIRPADGLEPKYYEQVLNRKASENIERGTPLKWTMIS, encoded by the coding sequence ATGAAGAACAAAAGAATTAAAATTGGGAATCGGGAAATCGGTGAGGGATGTCCCTGTTACATTATTGCAGAAATGTCTGCGAATCATGCAGGAGATTTGAACAGAGCAGTAGAAATAATACATGCAGCAAAAGAAGCCGGTGCTGATTGCATAAAAATACAGACTTATACGCCGGATACTATGACTATAAATTCTGATAAAAAGTACTTTCATATAGATGACGGCACTTGGAAAGGCGAAAATTTGTACGGTTTGTATCAGAAGGCCAATACCCCCTGGGAATGGCATGGACGGCTCAAAGAAGAAGCTGAAAAAACAGGAATTCATTTTTTTTCAACTCCTTTTGACAAATCGGCTGTGGATTTTTTGGAGGAACTGGGGGTTGAGTTTTATAAAATAGCATCTTTTGAGATTGTAGACATTCCCCTGATAAAATATATTGCGTCAAAGAAAAAACCTATTATTATGTCAACAGGTATGGCAACTTTGGGAGAAATTGAGGAGGCTGTGGAAACCATTAAGGCACAGGGAAATAACCAATTCTGTCTTATGAAGTGTTCCAGTGCCTATCCGGCGGTACCGGAACAGATGAATTTAAAAACCATATCTCATCTGAAGAACACATTTAATGTTCCGGTAGGTTTGTCAGATCATTCTTTAGGTTCGGTGTCTGCAGTTGTGGCAGTTGCCATGGGAGCAAGCATTATTGAAAAACATTTTTGCTTGAGCAGAGAAATTAAAAGTCCCGATTCTACTTTTTCCATGGAACCGGACGAGTTCAAAAGAATGGTTGAAGATATAAGGGCTGCGGAAAAATCAATAGGGAAAGTAAGTTACAGTATTTCAGAAAATGAAGCTGTCAGCCGCAGCCACAGAAGATCGATTTTTGTTGTGAAGGATATAAAAAGGGGGGAAGCATTTACAGAGGAAAACATAAAAGTAATAAGACCTGCAGATGGTTTGGAGCCGAAATACTATGAACAGGTTTTAAACAGGAAGGCGTCAGAGAATATTGAAAGGGGGACACCGCTGAAGTGGACAATGATAAGCTGA
- a CDS encoding DUF4910 domain-containing protein, whose protein sequence is MTSTEMDYSKVGEYMYQLLKELFPICRSITGEGVRETLRIIQKHIPIKIHGIPSGTKVFDWEVPKEWNIKDAYIMDEEGNKIVDFKKNNLHVVGYSIPVDKTVNLEELESHLYSIEDQPEAIPYITSYYKERWGFCISHNQRKKLKDGNYRVYIDSSLKDGYLNYAELIIPGRTSKEIFLSTYICHPSMANNELSGPVLLTYLAKWVMSEPRKFSYRLVFIPETIGSITYLSQNYKEMKENIIAGYNLTCVGDNRAYSFMPSRYGNTYADKVALNVLRYSQPDFIQYSYLQRGSDERQYCSPGIDLPVASIMRTKYGEYPEYHTSLDNLDLVSSEGLQGSFDIYKECIELIERNEKYKIKCLGEPQLGKRGLYPTLSTKDSGRIVRDMMNFIAYADGKNDLIDISNIIGVPARSLYPIIEKLEGSGLLTKEAVEVM, encoded by the coding sequence GGAATATATGTATCAGTTATTAAAGGAATTGTTTCCAATATGCCGCAGTATAACCGGAGAAGGTGTGAGGGAAACATTAAGAATTATTCAAAAACATATCCCTATAAAAATACATGGAATACCATCGGGAACAAAGGTTTTTGATTGGGAGGTTCCTAAAGAGTGGAATATAAAAGACGCATATATTATGGATGAAGAAGGAAATAAAATAGTCGACTTTAAAAAGAACAATCTTCATGTTGTAGGATATTCAATACCGGTAGATAAAACTGTCAACTTGGAAGAACTTGAGTCTCACTTGTATTCAATAGAAGATCAGCCGGAGGCCATCCCGTACATAACTTCTTATTATAAGGAACGCTGGGGATTTTGCATATCGCACAATCAAAGAAAGAAATTAAAAGACGGTAATTATAGAGTTTATATTGACAGTAGCCTTAAAGATGGATATTTAAATTATGCCGAGTTGATTATTCCGGGAAGAACCAGTAAAGAAATATTTTTATCGACATATATTTGCCATCCTTCAATGGCAAATAATGAACTGTCAGGTCCTGTACTTCTGACTTATTTGGCAAAGTGGGTTATGAGTGAGCCGCGAAAATTTTCTTATCGGTTGGTTTTTATACCTGAAACAATAGGTTCGATTACTTATTTGAGCCAGAATTATAAAGAGATGAAAGAAAACATTATTGCCGGTTATAATTTAACATGCGTAGGAGATAACAGGGCATATTCTTTTATGCCATCCAGATATGGTAATACCTATGCTGACAAAGTGGCGTTGAATGTATTGAGATACAGTCAACCGGATTTTATACAATATTCATATCTGCAAAGAGGAAGTGATGAGCGTCAATACTGCAGTCCAGGTATAGATTTGCCTGTTGCCAGTATAATGAGAACTAAATATGGAGAGTATCCTGAATATCACACATCATTGGACAATTTAGATTTGGTTTCATCAGAAGGATTGCAGGGAAGTTTTGATATATATAAGGAATGCATAGAGTTGATAGAAAGAAATGAAAAATATAAGATTAAATGCTTAGGGGAACCTCAGCTTGGGAAGAGAGGATTATATCCTACATTAAGTACAAAGGATTCAGGTCGGATCGTAAGGGATATGATGAATTTTATTGCATATGCAGATGGTAAAAACGATTTGATTGATATAAGTAATATTATAGGAGTGCCGGCAAGAAGTTTGTATCCTATTATAGAGAAACTTGAAGGTAGTGGATTGTTGACTAAAGAAGCAGTAGAAGTGATGTAA
- the pseG gene encoding UDP-2,4-diacetamido-2,4,6-trideoxy-beta-L-altropyranose hydrolase, with amino-acid sequence MLNIGIRADGSTNIGMGHIMRCLSLAKGFRDAGAKVYFMSRYEQGTARIRQDGFEVIEMPYRKSENPKGFSYGDISELKEDAQQIIAGIKAFNLDVLIVDSYNVTEEFFLELKTHVKKLCYIDDVNKFPYPVDVLINGNITGTTLNYIRYSNDQLMLLGLKYNLIRDEFRGLPERIINREVKEIMITTGGSDPFNLSLILANIILSDEGFKGIRLNIVVGSGFTDVDNLRKLCKINKNVVLYENVSRISEIMLRSDMALSAGGSTLYELCACGTPTLGIVIADNQREVVDMLASEGYITSLGWYSELSDRKVLDSLKLLCKDYDRRVSVSRKMQKLVDGEGVRRVVEEIMRTGRNTNGQN; translated from the coding sequence ATGCTGAATATAGGAATTAGAGCTGACGGCAGTACCAATATCGGCATGGGTCATATAATGCGTTGCCTGTCACTGGCCAAGGGATTTAGAGATGCCGGTGCCAAAGTATATTTTATGAGCCGGTATGAACAGGGAACAGCAAGAATACGGCAGGATGGGTTTGAAGTTATCGAAATGCCATACCGAAAGAGCGAAAATCCAAAAGGCTTTTCCTATGGAGATATTTCCGAGCTAAAAGAGGATGCACAGCAGATAATAGCCGGTATTAAGGCATTTAACTTGGATGTGTTAATCGTTGACTCTTACAATGTAACCGAAGAGTTTTTTTTAGAGTTGAAGACCCATGTAAAAAAACTTTGCTACATTGATGATGTGAATAAATTCCCATATCCTGTGGATGTTTTGATAAATGGAAATATTACCGGAACGACCTTAAATTATATCAGATACAGCAATGACCAGCTTATGCTTTTAGGCTTGAAATACAATCTTATAAGGGATGAATTCAGAGGCTTGCCTGAGAGAATAATAAACAGGGAAGTAAAAGAAATAATGATAACAACGGGGGGCTCCGATCCCTTTAATCTAAGCCTAATACTGGCTAACATAATTCTGTCGGATGAAGGATTTAAAGGTATAAGGCTTAATATAGTTGTCGGAAGCGGGTTTACCGATGTCGATAATCTTAGAAAACTGTGCAAAATCAATAAAAACGTAGTTCTGTATGAGAATGTATCGAGGATCTCTGAAATAATGCTCAGGTCAGATATGGCCTTATCGGCCGGAGGAAGTACATTGTATGAGCTTTGTGCCTGCGGGACACCTACCTTGGGGATTGTGATTGCCGACAATCAGAGGGAAGTAGTGGATATGTTGGCTTCTGAAGGCTACATTACCAGTCTTGGATGGTACAGCGAACTTTCAGACCGTAAAGTATTGGATAGTTTAAAGCTTTTGTGTAAAGATTATGACAGGAGGGTATCCGTTAGCAGAAAGATGCAAAAACTGGTTGACGGAGAAGGAGTAAGGCGTGTAGTTGAAGAAATAATGAGAACAGGGAGAAACACAAATGGACAGAATTAA
- a CDS encoding dTDP-glucose 4,6-dehydratase, whose amino-acid sequence MNILVTGGAGFIGRWVVKRLLDDGHRVWGLDDLSNDRVSNLEEFFDNPNFVEFIEGDIKDICALERLFENKFDICYHLAASINVQDSIDDPGTTFQNDTVGTFNVLEQCRKHNTKIVFMSTCMVYDRATDENGITEEHPVKPASPYAGSKIAGENMVLSYWYAYKLPAVVIRPFNTYGPMQKSSGEGGVVAIFIKRNLEGLSLNIYGDGFQTRDLLYVEDCADFVVKAGYSDRVNGEIVNAGLGRDITINDLALLIAQDKSKIKHVPHIHPQSEIPKLLCNYRKAKELLGWSPKTNLEEGIIKTTEWIKEQMELETAGCCGGKALSMR is encoded by the coding sequence TTGAATATACTGGTTACAGGCGGTGCAGGATTTATCGGCCGTTGGGTGGTTAAGAGGCTTTTGGATGACGGTCACAGGGTTTGGGGTTTAGATGACCTTTCAAACGACCGGGTGTCAAATTTAGAAGAGTTTTTTGACAACCCCAACTTTGTTGAATTTATTGAGGGTGATATAAAAGACATTTGTGCTCTTGAGAGGCTTTTCGAAAACAAATTTGATATTTGCTATCATTTGGCGGCTAGTATTAATGTGCAGGACAGTATTGATGATCCTGGAACGACATTTCAAAATGATACGGTAGGAACCTTTAATGTGTTGGAGCAATGCAGAAAACACAATACCAAAATTGTATTCATGAGCACCTGTATGGTTTATGACAGGGCAACCGATGAAAACGGGATAACCGAAGAACATCCTGTAAAGCCGGCTTCTCCTTATGCTGGCAGCAAAATTGCAGGGGAGAATATGGTGCTTTCCTACTGGTATGCCTATAAGCTGCCGGCAGTGGTTATACGACCCTTCAACACTTATGGCCCCATGCAAAAGTCCAGCGGTGAAGGTGGTGTTGTAGCGATTTTTATTAAGAGAAACCTTGAAGGACTTTCTCTCAATATTTACGGTGATGGCTTCCAGACCCGGGATTTGCTTTATGTTGAGGACTGTGCGGATTTTGTTGTAAAAGCCGGTTATTCTGACAGGGTAAACGGCGAAATAGTCAATGCGGGGCTTGGAAGGGATATAACCATAAATGACCTGGCACTTTTGATAGCTCAAGATAAGAGTAAAATAAAGCATGTTCCTCATATACATCCTCAAAGCGAGATACCGAAGCTTTTATGTAATTATCGAAAAGCAAAGGAACTTTTAGGATGGTCGCCGAAGACGAATTTAGAAGAGGGAATAATTAAGACAACCGAGTGGATAAAAGAGCAGATGGAGCTTGAAACCGCAGGGTGTTGCGGAGGCAAAGCTCTAAGTATGAGGTAA
- a CDS encoding transglutaminase domain-containing protein, protein MRILASLGIPTVSVVSGGKISHVRTEHVWVEAYVPYQYYRGAGPMKGQKIWVPLDPSFKQHEKIEGLDLSSIIDIDTEASIEGFKDGIIVSDKLLSVSRVNVQSVSEKIENVDAKIEEFINQKGLEKIKSEELIGGKGLFLKTLICCLSHFHIRLMLYMRRQVLCQKN, encoded by the coding sequence GTGAGAATTCTGGCATCTCTTGGAATACCAACAGTTTCTGTCGTCAGTGGCGGAAAGATATCTCACGTCAGAACAGAACACGTATGGGTTGAAGCTTATGTGCCTTATCAGTACTACAGGGGTGCAGGACCTATGAAGGGCCAAAAAATATGGGTTCCTTTAGATCCGAGCTTCAAACAGCATGAAAAAATTGAAGGCCTTGACTTGAGCAGCATTATAGACATTGATACAGAAGCTTCAATAGAGGGTTTTAAGGATGGCATCATTGTATCAGATAAATTGCTTTCAGTTTCAAGAGTAAATGTCCAGAGCGTTTCAGAAAAGATAGAGAATGTAGATGCTAAAATTGAAGAATTTATTAATCAAAAGGGTTTGGAAAAAATAAAGAGTGAGGAATTAATTGGAGGAAAAGGATTATTCCTCAAGACCTTGATATGCTGCCTCTCTCACTTCCATATAAGGTTGATGCTGTATATGAGAAGACAAGTGTTGTGCCAAAAGAATTGA
- a CDS encoding Arm DNA-binding domain-containing protein: MRRSKGEGSLTYIKRLKKYQVRYDVSIDENGKRIQKASYFSKKKDAIAFMQDELSALNRGKYVSLSNESLYSYCKKWYELYKEPTLTKINTKEKYKYTLNRIKGLSVGSVRLMDLSSEILQRAYNKMKADIFSLNSFGTTLVFSYTASTLYGSERGSISRS; encoded by the coding sequence ATGAGGAGGTCAAAAGGTGAAGGATCATTGACCTATATTAAAAGACTTAAAAAATATCAAGTACGGTATGACGTAAGTATAGATGAGAACGGAAAAAGGATACAGAAGGCTTCATATTTTTCTAAGAAAAAAGATGCAATTGCCTTTATGCAAGATGAGTTAAGTGCTCTAAATAGGGGCAAATATGTATCCCTGTCAAACGAATCGCTATACTCCTACTGCAAAAAATGGTATGAACTATACAAAGAACCAACGCTAACAAAAATAAATACAAAGGAAAAATATAAATACACGCTTAATAGAATTAAAGGGCTATCGGTAGGTTCGGTTCGTTTAATGGATCTATCAAGCGAGATATTGCAAAGAGCATATAACAAAATGAAAGCTGATATATTCTCTCTCAATTCTTTTGGCACAACACTTGTCTTCTCATATACAGCATCAACCTTATATGGAAGTGAGAGAGGCAGCATATCAAGGTCTTGA